A single window of Streptomyces griseoviridis DNA harbors:
- a CDS encoding non-ribosomal peptide synthetase — MQSTPHPAPAGQATRVRAASFAQQRLWFLAQLPGAGAAYNETLAFTLTGPLDVNALVRAFDVLADRHETLRTRLVAEAGGVRQHIDPPGAGFGLGFEDLGPSGTADGGVAERQRDEAERPFDLAKGPLARGRLLALGDGRHVLLLTLHHIIFDGASMFVMMREVELLYAEFTGGEKADLPELAVQYADLAEAQRDAVLGGDLAVHEEHWKRVLDGAPVALELPLSGPRPAEQRYDGGRVEFELDTATTAALAELAEAHGTTLFVTVLTGWSVLMARLSGQDDIVVGCPVRARRAPGADDLIGFLVNTLPMRVDLSGAVTVAEALARTEKAVRAAQAHQELPFERIVEVVNPPRSASHSPLFQTMLAWVPDRYGLMRLDGVQIEPLAIEDAPAKFDLALAAAVSEGRLSCQLDYATALFDAPAVERWAVHLRHLFTDMTRHPGRDIRTLELMAPDARLRLIEAGDAAEAAPAPADPTATALRAAPSLTALFEARAREHPTRTAVVDRDRSLDYGTLDRAANRLAHALTAREVRPGDVVGLHARRTRDLTVAILGILKAGAAYLPLDPGQPAERLTAMVEDARCPVVLSDHPADARPAHWLDLAAVTAEGTADDRPPAGVPHAPDRLAYVIFTSGSTGRPKGVAVEHRSVLNLFATWHDRMGTEPGEIGSAWSSIGFDASVHELLLPLTTGGTVHIVPEELRGDPGALLAWMREHAVTQAFLPPAYVRWIDEDPATRLRDLPLRKLLTGVESLTEAALHRMTRLLPGLRVTFGYGPTEATLYSTAHYDFRPLERPCPIGRPLPGTRLYLLDARMQPVPPGVVGEVYLSGASLARGYLNRPDLTEERFLPDPFVPGARVYRTGDLARWDEDGHAHYAGRADDQVKLRGFRIEPAEVEAALTALDGVREAVVLVDRDTAGQPRLVAGVGRGDTPALADPRAALARSLPDYMIPAVVVDLETLPLNRSGKVDRAALLSLAHERTSDQVNTASPRDHIEHALYRIWQGILLHPDIGVSDNFFDLGGTSLSAIKMAHDVGETFGRRLPVAEVMVRPTIEALGALLREDGADRAPGSLIEFRPGTGPRVVCVHPAGGTAFCYLPLAAHLPEDTGLYGIQSPGVNPGEEVLPTVEAMAETYLGLLEPLGEGPLVLTGLSYGGLVAHAMGRLLHRAGRTDVSVVLLDTQATDDPAAREAIAPVDEAEFRDKLVRFNGMYPGIDDAQVDRYFRLYNHNRLTARAHVPAASPARTILAQAVPDAVDTPEHAEVRAFWRRRAHGDFLVETMECDHWEILEGDETARVGALLAAELAHHAPPRAGRTPAAASAGEA; from the coding sequence GTGCAGAGCACCCCCCACCCCGCCCCCGCAGGTCAGGCCACCCGGGTCAGGGCCGCCTCCTTCGCGCAGCAGCGCCTCTGGTTCCTGGCCCAACTGCCGGGCGCGGGCGCCGCGTACAACGAGACCCTCGCCTTCACCCTCACCGGCCCACTCGATGTGAACGCCCTGGTGAGGGCGTTCGACGTGCTGGCCGACCGGCACGAGACCCTGCGGACCCGGCTGGTCGCCGAGGCCGGCGGAGTCCGTCAGCACATCGACCCGCCGGGCGCCGGGTTCGGCCTCGGCTTCGAGGACCTCGGACCCTCCGGCACCGCCGACGGGGGCGTCGCCGAGCGTCAACGGGACGAGGCCGAGCGGCCGTTCGACCTCGCGAAGGGACCTCTCGCCCGGGGCCGGCTGCTCGCCCTGGGCGATGGGCGCCACGTACTTCTCCTGACGCTGCATCACATCATTTTCGACGGCGCCTCGATGTTCGTGATGATGCGCGAAGTGGAGCTGCTGTACGCGGAGTTCACGGGCGGCGAGAAGGCGGATCTGCCGGAACTCGCGGTGCAGTACGCGGATCTCGCCGAGGCGCAGCGCGACGCGGTTCTCGGCGGTGACCTGGCCGTCCACGAGGAGCACTGGAAACGCGTCCTGGACGGAGCCCCCGTCGCGCTCGAACTGCCCCTGAGCGGACCGCGTCCGGCCGAACAGCGCTACGACGGCGGCCGGGTCGAGTTCGAGCTGGACACCGCGACGACCGCCGCGCTGGCCGAGCTGGCCGAGGCGCACGGCACCACCCTGTTCGTCACCGTCCTGACCGGCTGGTCGGTGCTGATGGCCCGGCTCTCGGGCCAGGACGACATCGTTGTCGGCTGCCCGGTCCGCGCCCGCCGCGCACCGGGGGCCGACGACCTGATCGGGTTCCTCGTCAACACCCTCCCGATGCGCGTCGACCTCTCCGGCGCCGTCACCGTCGCCGAAGCGCTGGCCCGCACCGAGAAGGCCGTGCGGGCGGCCCAGGCCCACCAGGAACTGCCCTTCGAGCGGATCGTCGAAGTGGTGAACCCGCCGCGCAGCGCCTCCCACTCCCCGCTGTTCCAGACCATGCTGGCCTGGGTCCCCGACCGGTACGGCCTGATGCGGCTGGACGGCGTGCAAATCGAGCCGCTCGCCATCGAGGACGCCCCCGCCAAGTTCGACCTCGCCCTGGCGGCGGCCGTCTCCGAGGGCCGCCTGAGCTGCCAACTCGACTACGCGACCGCGCTGTTCGACGCCCCCGCCGTCGAGCGCTGGGCCGTGCACCTGCGCCACCTGTTCACCGACATGACCCGGCACCCGGGCCGCGACATCCGCACCCTGGAGCTGATGGCGCCGGACGCGCGGCTGCGGCTCATCGAGGCGGGCGACGCCGCCGAGGCGGCACCCGCGCCCGCCGACCCGACCGCGACCGCCCTGCGCGCCGCCCCCTCCCTCACCGCCCTCTTCGAGGCGCGGGCCCGTGAACACCCCACCCGCACCGCCGTCGTGGACCGCGACCGCTCCCTCGACTACGGCACGCTCGACCGCGCCGCCAACCGGCTCGCGCACGCCCTGACCGCCCGCGAGGTCCGTCCGGGCGACGTCGTGGGCCTGCACGCGCGCCGCACCCGCGATCTGACCGTCGCCATCCTCGGCATCCTCAAGGCGGGCGCCGCCTACCTCCCGCTCGACCCCGGCCAGCCCGCCGAGCGGCTCACCGCGATGGTCGAGGACGCCCGCTGCCCCGTCGTCCTCAGCGACCACCCCGCCGACGCCCGCCCCGCGCACTGGCTCGACCTCGCCGCCGTCACGGCCGAGGGGACCGCGGACGACCGGCCGCCCGCCGGCGTGCCGCACGCGCCCGACCGGCTCGCGTACGTGATCTTCACCTCCGGCTCCACGGGACGGCCCAAGGGCGTCGCCGTCGAGCACCGCAGCGTCCTCAACCTCTTCGCCACCTGGCACGACCGGATGGGCACCGAACCGGGCGAGATCGGCTCGGCCTGGTCCAGCATCGGCTTCGACGCCTCCGTGCACGAACTGCTGCTGCCGCTCACCACCGGCGGCACCGTGCACATCGTCCCGGAGGAACTGCGCGGCGACCCCGGCGCTTTGCTCGCCTGGATGCGCGAACACGCCGTCACCCAGGCGTTCCTGCCGCCCGCGTACGTCCGGTGGATCGACGAGGACCCCGCGACCAGGCTCCGGGACCTGCCGCTGCGCAAGCTGCTGACCGGCGTCGAATCCCTCACCGAGGCGGCCCTGCACCGGATGACGCGGCTGCTGCCGGGACTGCGCGTCACCTTCGGCTACGGCCCCACCGAGGCGACCCTCTACAGCACCGCCCACTACGACTTCCGCCCCCTCGAACGCCCCTGCCCGATCGGCCGCCCGCTGCCCGGCACCCGCCTCTACCTCCTCGACGCCCGGATGCAGCCGGTGCCGCCAGGCGTCGTGGGGGAGGTGTACCTGAGCGGCGCGTCCCTGGCCCGCGGCTACCTGAACCGGCCCGACCTCACCGAGGAGCGCTTCCTGCCCGACCCGTTCGTGCCCGGCGCCCGCGTCTACCGCACCGGCGACCTCGCCCGCTGGGACGAGGACGGCCACGCCCACTACGCGGGCCGCGCCGACGACCAGGTCAAACTGCGCGGCTTCCGGATCGAGCCCGCCGAGGTCGAGGCCGCGCTGACCGCCCTCGACGGGGTCCGCGAGGCCGTCGTCCTCGTCGACCGCGACACCGCGGGCCAGCCCCGCCTCGTGGCCGGCGTCGGCCGCGGCGACACGCCCGCCCTCGCCGACCCGCGGGCCGCGCTCGCCCGCTCCCTGCCCGACTACATGATCCCGGCCGTCGTCGTCGACCTGGAGACCCTCCCGCTCAACCGCAGCGGCAAGGTCGACCGCGCCGCCCTGCTGAGCCTGGCGCACGAGCGGACCTCCGACCAGGTCAACACGGCGAGCCCGCGCGACCACATAGAACACGCCCTGTACCGGATATGGCAGGGCATCCTGCTCCACCCGGACATCGGGGTGAGCGACAACTTCTTCGACCTCGGCGGCACATCGCTCTCCGCCATCAAGATGGCGCACGACGTCGGCGAGACCTTCGGCCGCCGGCTGCCGGTCGCCGAGGTCATGGTGCGGCCGACCATCGAGGCGCTCGGCGCGCTGCTGCGCGAGGACGGTGCCGACCGCGCCCCCGGCAGCCTCATCGAGTTCCGCCCCGGCACAGGACCCCGGGTGGTCTGCGTCCACCCCGCGGGCGGCACCGCCTTCTGCTACCTCCCGCTCGCCGCCCACCTGCCCGAAGACACCGGCCTGTACGGCATCCAGTCACCCGGCGTGAACCCGGGCGAGGAGGTCCTGCCCACCGTGGAGGCCATGGCCGAGACCTACCTCGGCCTCCTCGAACCCCTCGGCGAGGGACCGCTCGTGCTGACCGGCCTCTCCTACGGCGGCCTCGTCGCCCACGCGATGGGACGGCTGCTGCACCGCGCCGGACGCACGGACGTCAGCGTCGTCCTGCTCGACACCCAGGCCACCGACGACCCCGCCGCCAGGGAGGCGATCGCGCCGGTCGACGAAGCCGAGTTCCGCGACAAACTCGTGAGGTTCAACGGGATGTACCCCGGCATCGACGACGCCCAGGTCGACCGCTACTTCCGCCTCTACAACCACAACCGGCTCACCGCCCGCGCACACGTCCCGGCCGCCTCACCCGCCCGGACGATCCTCGCCCAGGCCGTGCCCGACGCCGTCGACACCCCCGAGCACGCCGAGGTCCGGGCCTTCTGGCGGCGGCGCGCGCACGGCGACTTCCTCGTCGAGACGATGGAGTGCGACCACTGGGAGATCCTGGAGGGCGACGAGACCGCCCGGGTCGGCGCGCTGCTCGCCGCCGAACTCGCCCACCACGCACCACCGCGGGCCGGACGGACGCCCGCCGCGGCGTCGGCGGGGGAGGCGTGA
- a CDS encoding phosphogluconate dehydrogenase C-terminal domain-containing protein yields MATEIQTQVDVTTVAVIGAAGKMGQRVSNNLVDSDFRVLFSEASPKGQELIRGLGRELTESAAAAAEADVVILAVPDIVLGAVSEELVPLMKPGAVVLTLDPAAAYAGLLFARDDVHYACAHPCHPSVFLERTTQEEWQDTFGGIAAPQEVVAAYEGGDDAKQRLADAVIRVMYAPVVDVHWVTVKQLAVLEPTLVETIACMVGALLTEALHETVHTVGVPEKAARAMLLGHTQVALANTLKGSNPFSDACLIAMDYGRESIVRDDWKKVFEDDELDKVITRMLKIKEIKR; encoded by the coding sequence ATGGCCACCGAGATCCAGACCCAGGTCGACGTCACGACCGTCGCCGTCATCGGGGCCGCAGGCAAGATGGGCCAGCGTGTCTCCAACAACCTCGTCGACAGCGACTTCCGGGTGCTGTTCAGCGAGGCATCGCCGAAGGGCCAGGAGCTGATCCGGGGCCTCGGCCGTGAGCTGACCGAGTCCGCGGCCGCCGCCGCCGAGGCCGACGTGGTCATCCTCGCCGTCCCGGACATCGTCCTCGGCGCGGTCTCCGAGGAACTCGTCCCGCTGATGAAGCCGGGCGCCGTCGTCCTCACCCTCGACCCGGCCGCCGCCTACGCCGGACTGCTGTTCGCCCGCGACGACGTCCACTACGCGTGCGCCCACCCCTGCCACCCGTCGGTGTTCCTGGAGCGCACCACCCAGGAGGAGTGGCAGGACACCTTCGGCGGCATCGCCGCGCCCCAGGAGGTGGTGGCCGCGTACGAGGGCGGCGACGACGCCAAGCAGCGGCTGGCCGACGCCGTCATCCGCGTCATGTACGCGCCCGTCGTCGACGTCCACTGGGTCACCGTCAAGCAGCTCGCCGTCCTGGAGCCGACCCTCGTCGAGACCATCGCCTGCATGGTCGGCGCCCTGCTGACGGAGGCGCTGCACGAGACCGTGCACACCGTCGGCGTCCCGGAGAAGGCGGCCCGCGCCATGCTCCTCGGCCACACCCAGGTCGCCCTCGCCAACACCCTCAAGGGCTCCAACCCGTTCTCCGACGCCTGTCTGATCGCCATGGACTACGGCCGTGAGTCGATCGTCCGCGACGACTGGAAGAAGGTCTTCGAGGACGACGAGCTGGACAAGGTCATCACGCGCATGCTCAAGATCAAGGAGATCAAGCGCTGA
- a CDS encoding sugar phosphate isomerase/epimerase family protein, with product MAHGISTYAYFWRISARAPRPLSLTDMLRDTAELGGRVFQICDYPPIESYDAARLADVRATAHDLGLRLELGTRGVRPDHLRGYLDIAGALGVTLVRSMLNTADHRPTADEATALLKETVPAFADAGVTLGLETYEQVSTDDLLAVVRGVDSEHLGVVLDPGNSVARLERPVDVVAATAPHVVNIHVKDFSFTRRDGWVGFTYAGCPLGEGLLDHAGMVAAVREARPGRDINQIVEHWLPWQDDGFDTTARLEHQWTQHSIDTLLRSE from the coding sequence ATGGCCCACGGCATCAGCACCTACGCCTACTTCTGGCGGATCTCCGCGCGCGCCCCGCGCCCGCTGTCCCTGACCGACATGCTGCGCGACACCGCCGAACTCGGCGGCCGGGTCTTCCAGATCTGCGACTACCCGCCCATCGAGTCCTACGACGCGGCCCGGCTGGCCGACGTCCGCGCCACCGCGCACGACCTGGGCCTGCGCCTGGAGCTGGGCACCCGGGGCGTCCGCCCCGACCACCTGCGCGGATACCTGGACATCGCGGGCGCGCTGGGCGTCACCCTGGTCCGCTCCATGCTCAACACCGCCGACCACCGGCCCACCGCCGACGAGGCGACCGCGCTCCTGAAGGAGACGGTGCCCGCCTTCGCCGACGCCGGTGTGACGCTCGGTCTCGAGACGTACGAGCAGGTGTCGACCGACGACCTGCTGGCTGTCGTGCGCGGCGTCGACAGCGAGCACCTCGGCGTGGTCCTGGACCCCGGCAACAGCGTCGCCCGCCTGGAACGCCCGGTGGACGTGGTGGCCGCGACCGCGCCCCACGTGGTCAACATCCACGTCAAGGACTTCTCCTTCACCCGCCGCGACGGCTGGGTCGGCTTCACCTACGCCGGCTGCCCGCTCGGCGAGGGCCTCCTCGACCACGCCGGCATGGTCGCCGCGGTCCGCGAGGCGCGGCCCGGCCGCGACATCAACCAGATCGTGGAGCACTGGCTCCCATGGCAGGACGACGGCTTCGACACCACCGCCCGGCTCGAACACCAGTGGACGCAGCACAGCATCGACACCCTTCTGAGGAGCGAGTGA
- a CDS encoding triose-phosphate isomerase family protein — protein MPVPAPRPVLLGVSLKMYFGHHQTLNWARRIAELARTHPAVTSGAARLFALPAFPALVPAAGILTPFGVQVGAQDLATEDTGPYTGEVGGPLLREIGCHYAEVGHAERRRLYGEGDTVVAAKTAAALRNGLTPVLCVGERDRGTPEQAARRTVDEAARLLQGLTGTVVLAYEPQWAIGAPEPASADHITAVCDALRGWLDARSERHPDSAVIYGGSAGPGLLTRLAGRADGLFLGRFAHDPANVEAILDEIRTPAAVA, from the coding sequence ATGCCGGTACCCGCACCCCGCCCGGTCCTGCTGGGGGTGAGCCTCAAGATGTACTTCGGCCACCACCAGACCCTCAACTGGGCCCGCCGGATCGCCGAACTGGCCCGCACGCACCCGGCCGTCACCTCGGGCGCCGCCCGCCTGTTCGCGCTGCCCGCCTTCCCCGCGCTCGTCCCGGCGGCCGGCATCCTCACACCGTTCGGCGTCCAAGTCGGCGCCCAGGACCTCGCCACCGAGGACACCGGCCCCTACACCGGCGAGGTCGGCGGCCCGCTCCTGCGGGAGATCGGCTGCCACTACGCCGAGGTCGGCCACGCCGAACGCCGCCGGCTGTACGGCGAGGGCGACACCGTCGTGGCCGCCAAGACCGCCGCCGCCCTGCGCAACGGGCTCACCCCCGTGCTCTGCGTCGGCGAACGCGACCGGGGCACCCCCGAGCAGGCCGCGCGCCGCACCGTCGACGAGGCGGCCCGGCTGCTCCAGGGCCTGACGGGCACCGTCGTCCTCGCCTACGAGCCGCAGTGGGCCATCGGCGCCCCCGAGCCCGCCTCGGCCGACCACATCACCGCCGTCTGCGACGCGCTGCGCGGCTGGCTCGACGCCCGGTCCGAGCGGCACCCCGACTCCGCCGTCATCTACGGCGGCAGCGCGGGGCCCGGTCTGCTGACCCGGCTCGCGGGCCGCGCCGACGGACTCTTCCTCGGCCGCTTCGCCCACGACCCGGCCAACGTCGAGGCGATCCTCGACGAGATCCGCACCCCCGCGGCGGTGGCGTGA
- a CDS encoding ribose-5-phosphate isomerase — translation MTDKLRIVVGSDDAGHQYKEALKRDLQGSALVAEVTDVGVDADGHTAYPTVAIAAAEMVARGEADRALLVCGTGLGVAIAANKVKGVRAVTAHDSFSVERAILSNNAQVLTFGQRVVGLELARRLAAEWLTYRFDETSASAEKVRLMSVYENATDAADTTDPTGTGNATAGAGEAAA, via the coding sequence ATGACCGACAAGCTCCGCATCGTCGTCGGGTCCGACGACGCCGGCCACCAGTACAAGGAAGCCCTCAAGCGCGACCTCCAGGGCAGCGCCCTCGTCGCCGAGGTCACCGACGTCGGCGTCGACGCCGACGGGCACACCGCCTACCCGACGGTCGCCATCGCCGCCGCCGAGATGGTCGCCCGTGGCGAGGCCGACCGCGCCCTGCTGGTCTGCGGCACCGGACTCGGGGTGGCCATCGCCGCCAACAAGGTCAAGGGCGTCCGCGCCGTCACCGCCCACGACTCCTTCTCCGTCGAGCGGGCGATCCTCTCCAACAACGCGCAGGTCCTGACTTTCGGCCAGCGCGTCGTAGGCCTGGAACTCGCCCGCAGGCTCGCCGCCGAATGGCTCACCTACCGCTTCGACGAGACCTCGGCCTCCGCCGAGAAGGTGCGGCTGATGAGCGTCTACGAAAACGCGACGGACGCGGCGGACACGACAGACCCGACGGGCACAGGGAACGCCACCGCCGGGGCCGGCGAGGCGGCGGCCTGA
- a CDS encoding dihydroxyacetone kinase family protein, with protein sequence MTRLFNDPTAFADEALDGFVAAHRRWVRPVTGGVVRAGATPAGQVAVVIGGGSGHYPAFSGLVGRGLAHGAAVGNVFASPSAQQIRSVARAAHGGAGVLLMYGNYAGDVLHFGQAAERLTGEGVEARTFAVTDDISSAGPEETAKRRGIAGDLPVFKAAAAAAERGLPLDDVLAVAERANARTRSFGIAFSGCTLPGADHPLFTVAQARMAVGLGIHGEPGIGEEPLPTADEAARLLVTSLLAELPDDVEGPDRQRAAVILNGLGSVKYEELFVVYRTVAELLTDAGVEIVDPEVGELVTSFDMAGISLTLTWLDDDLEALWRAPADTPAFRKGALGTPEPVRAEPVIAEETDDLAAPEGSDASRRAAAVVLDVLDALAATVDAHVGELGRIDAVAGDGDHGIGMQRGSTAARRAAVDTHALGAGAGTVLVRAADAWADKAGGTSGALWGSMLRAVGTTLGDEDAPTAARVADGVRQASAAVRRLGGAEVGDKTMVDVLVPFADTLAAATAEGVPLAAAWDRAAGAAEAAAAATADLLPRKGRARPHAEKSLGTPDAGAHSLSLITRAVHGVLNDHIGEAI encoded by the coding sequence ATGACCCGCCTGTTCAACGACCCCACCGCCTTCGCCGACGAGGCCCTCGACGGCTTCGTCGCCGCCCACCGGCGCTGGGTCCGCCCGGTCACCGGAGGCGTGGTGCGCGCCGGCGCCACCCCGGCCGGCCAGGTCGCCGTGGTGATCGGCGGCGGCTCGGGCCACTACCCGGCCTTCTCTGGCCTGGTGGGGCGCGGCCTCGCGCACGGCGCGGCTGTCGGCAACGTCTTCGCCTCGCCCTCCGCCCAGCAGATCCGCTCGGTCGCCCGCGCAGCCCACGGCGGGGCCGGCGTGCTGTTGATGTACGGCAACTACGCCGGTGACGTCCTGCACTTCGGGCAGGCCGCCGAACGCCTCACCGGCGAGGGCGTCGAGGCCCGCACCTTCGCCGTCACCGACGACATCTCCAGCGCGGGCCCCGAGGAGACCGCCAAGAGGCGCGGGATAGCCGGCGACCTGCCCGTCTTCAAGGCGGCCGCTGCCGCGGCCGAGCGTGGCCTGCCGCTGGACGACGTCCTGGCGGTCGCGGAGCGCGCCAACGCCCGCACCCGCTCCTTCGGCATCGCCTTCTCCGGCTGCACCCTGCCGGGCGCCGACCATCCGCTGTTCACCGTTGCGCAGGCGCGGATGGCCGTCGGCCTCGGCATCCACGGCGAGCCCGGCATCGGCGAGGAGCCCCTGCCCACCGCAGACGAGGCGGCCCGGCTGCTGGTCACCTCGCTGCTCGCGGAACTCCCCGACGACGTCGAGGGCCCTGACCGGCAGCGCGCCGCGGTGATCCTCAACGGACTCGGCTCGGTCAAGTACGAGGAGCTGTTCGTCGTCTACCGCACGGTCGCCGAACTCCTCACCGACGCCGGTGTGGAGATCGTCGACCCGGAGGTCGGCGAACTCGTCACCAGCTTCGACATGGCGGGCATCTCCCTCACCCTGACCTGGCTCGACGACGACCTGGAGGCGCTGTGGCGCGCTCCGGCCGACACCCCCGCCTTCCGCAAGGGCGCCCTCGGCACCCCCGAGCCCGTCCGCGCGGAACCCGTGATCGCCGAGGAGACCGACGACCTGGCGGCGCCCGAGGGCTCCGACGCCTCCCGGCGGGCCGCCGCCGTCGTCCTCGACGTCCTGGACGCCCTGGCCGCGACGGTCGACGCGCACGTCGGCGAACTCGGCCGGATCGACGCCGTCGCCGGGGACGGCGACCACGGCATCGGCATGCAGCGCGGCTCCACCGCCGCCCGCCGCGCCGCCGTCGACACGCACGCCCTCGGCGCCGGTGCCGGGACCGTCCTGGTGCGGGCCGCCGACGCCTGGGCCGACAAGGCGGGCGGCACCTCAGGCGCCCTGTGGGGCAGCATGCTGCGCGCGGTCGGCACCACCCTCGGCGACGAGGACGCACCCACCGCCGCCCGGGTCGCCGACGGCGTCCGGCAGGCGTCCGCGGCGGTCCGCAGGCTCGGCGGCGCCGAGGTCGGCGACAAGACGATGGTCGACGTCCTCGTCCCGTTCGCCGACACCCTCGCCGCGGCCACCGCCGAAGGCGTGCCGCTCGCCGCCGCCTGGGACCGGGCCGCGGGCGCCGCCGAGGCCGCCGCGGCGGCCACCGCCGACCTGCTGCCCCGCAAGGGCCGCGCCCGCCCGCACGCCGAGAAGTCCCTCGGCACCCCCGACGCGGGCGCCCACTCCCTCTCCCTCATCACCCGCGCCGTCCACGGCGTGCTGAACGACCACATTGGGGAAGCGATATGA
- a CDS encoding MFS transporter, with protein MGADAPVAAVERTAIKKVSVRLVPFVALMFFVNYLDRTAVSFAEPNGMGADLALTAAQFGFASGIFFLGYIVLEVPSNMALHRFGARRWLARIMVTWGIVSLLFTWVDSSGQLYTLRFLLGVAEAGFFPGAILFLSQWVPSRHRTKILGLFYLAQPLTTVLGAPLAGWLIGHHGLFGLEGWRLMFLFVSIPAILLGVIAWFYLIDKPADAKWLTPDERDWLTDALATENARKVGHDDTRDQHAKGDLRTAFGSGRVWVLALVYFGFVYGLYALAFFLPTIINGFQDQYDTTFSVMDKAWITAIPYLPAAVVLFFWTRHATRHGTRTWHVAGPAVVGGVSIPLALSMGSPAATIAVITVTACSIFAALPVFWSVPSRFLTGAAAAAGIALINTAGNIAGFAAGYITGWLKDWTGAYYVPLYLVGFFMLMSAVLMIWLSARNRTADPASGTDQEPMEALR; from the coding sequence ATGGGTGCCGACGCGCCTGTCGCGGCAGTCGAGAGAACTGCCATCAAGAAGGTCTCAGTCCGCCTCGTTCCGTTCGTGGCACTGATGTTCTTCGTGAACTACCTGGACCGAACGGCGGTCTCGTTCGCCGAGCCGAACGGAATGGGCGCGGATCTCGCCCTCACCGCGGCGCAGTTCGGCTTCGCGTCCGGGATCTTCTTCCTCGGCTACATCGTGCTCGAGGTTCCCAGCAACATGGCCCTGCACCGGTTCGGAGCCCGCCGCTGGCTGGCCCGGATCATGGTGACCTGGGGCATCGTCTCGCTCCTGTTCACCTGGGTGGACAGCAGCGGCCAGCTGTACACCCTGCGCTTCCTGCTCGGCGTCGCCGAGGCCGGGTTCTTCCCCGGCGCCATCCTCTTCCTGAGCCAGTGGGTGCCCTCCCGCCACCGCACCAAGATCCTCGGCCTGTTCTATCTGGCCCAGCCCCTCACCACGGTCCTCGGCGCCCCGCTGGCCGGCTGGCTGATCGGCCACCACGGGCTGTTCGGCCTCGAGGGGTGGCGGCTGATGTTCCTCTTCGTGTCGATCCCCGCGATCCTGCTCGGCGTCATCGCCTGGTTCTACCTGATCGACAAGCCCGCCGACGCCAAGTGGCTCACCCCCGACGAGCGCGACTGGCTGACGGACGCGCTGGCCACCGAGAACGCCCGCAAGGTCGGCCACGACGACACCCGCGACCAGCACGCCAAGGGCGACCTGAGGACCGCGTTCGGCAGCGGCCGGGTCTGGGTCCTCGCTCTCGTCTACTTCGGCTTCGTCTACGGCCTCTACGCGCTGGCGTTCTTCCTGCCGACGATCATCAACGGCTTCCAGGACCAGTACGACACCACGTTCAGCGTGATGGACAAGGCCTGGATCACCGCCATCCCGTACCTGCCCGCGGCCGTCGTCCTCTTCTTCTGGACCCGGCACGCCACCCGGCACGGCACCCGGACCTGGCACGTGGCGGGCCCCGCCGTGGTCGGCGGCGTCAGCATCCCGCTGGCCCTCTCCATGGGCTCGCCGGCCGCCACGATCGCCGTCATCACCGTCACCGCCTGTTCGATCTTCGCCGCCCTGCCGGTCTTCTGGTCGGTGCCCTCCCGGTTCCTGACCGGTGCCGCCGCCGCGGCCGGCATCGCCCTCATCAACACCGCGGGCAACATCGCCGGGTTCGCGGCCGGCTACATCACCGGCTGGCTCAAGGACTGGACGGGCGCCTACTACGTACCGCTCTACCTGGTCGGCTTCTTCATGCTCATGTCGGCCGTCCTGATGATCTGGCTCTCCGCCCGCAACCGCACCGCCGACCCGGCCTCCGGAACCGACCAGGAGCCCATGGAGGCCCTTCGATGA
- a CDS encoding FadR/GntR family transcriptional regulator has protein sequence MTVTSQPDQHSDGTAPDLARLLRPVVRESNVSEVAKRLLDHLSAGDIRPGTRLPAERQLAEALGVARSSVRGALSALDVLGIIEIRPGSGSYVREGTSEFLPRAINWGLMLGQRRTQDLVEVRTYMEGVSARLAAERATDTDVTLLEGHLRHMREAGGDVSAFIDADIAFHLECARIARNSVLSDILHSIRALLQVWMERVSDIEGTVSGTLCEHDAVLRAIRERDPEAADRAMAEHMRMASARLRASVDAGT, from the coding sequence GTGACCGTGACCAGTCAGCCCGATCAGCACTCCGACGGAACCGCCCCCGACCTCGCGCGGCTCCTGCGTCCCGTGGTGCGCGAGTCCAACGTCAGCGAGGTCGCGAAGCGGCTGCTCGACCATCTGTCGGCCGGCGACATCCGCCCCGGCACCCGGCTGCCGGCCGAGCGGCAGCTCGCCGAGGCGCTCGGCGTGGCGCGCTCCAGCGTGCGCGGCGCACTGTCGGCCCTCGACGTCCTCGGCATCATCGAGATCCGCCCCGGCTCCGGCTCCTACGTGCGCGAGGGCACCTCCGAGTTCCTGCCCCGGGCGATCAACTGGGGGCTGATGCTCGGCCAGCGCCGCACCCAGGACCTGGTCGAGGTGCGGACCTACATGGAGGGCGTGTCGGCGCGACTGGCCGCCGAGCGCGCCACCGACACGGATGTGACCCTCCTCGAAGGGCATCTGCGGCACATGCGGGAAGCGGGCGGCGACGTGAGCGCGTTCATCGACGCGGACATCGCCTTCCACCTGGAGTGCGCCCGGATCGCCCGCAACTCCGTGCTCAGCGACATCCTGCACAGCATCCGCGCGCTGCTCCAGGTGTGGATGGAGCGGGTCAGCGACATCGAGGGGACCGTGAGCGGCACCCTCTGCGAGCACGACGCGGTGCTGCGGGCGATCCGCGAGCGCGACCCGGAGGCGGCGGACCGGGCCATGGCGGAACACATGCGGATGGCGAGCGCCCGCCTGCGCGCCTCGGTGGACGCCGGCACGTAG